The following are encoded together in the Vanrija pseudolonga chromosome 7, complete sequence genome:
- the PRP1 gene encoding Repetitive proline-rich cell wall protein 1, protein MTNSSDTVVLNGGAKGVIGQPAGPKEQDVNQATPPSVTPPVAKPPIAKPPAAKPPAAKPTAANPAAAKPPSDKPPAVGPGTVKPAATPGATKPVAPKPPTAKPSASTPAAPKPAAARPPSANPAAPKPAAAAPPSDPPAVTSQPRVRKRDQLKSVSARFFGAAGAAASAIAVTDYQYDGAAKEGQEHSISLGPKPGSGVNFPKISLKNVGFGRSGSSGGGDGVGDDAWPDANQRYAQGYEGDGYDELAAGYEGLTVNDRVGPDGEEWGEGEEEEEEEEEEEDDDEPQEWQEQQWEDGQESQEGHEWEEGQEGWEGDEGGVVDDHDEGHDIEQQDQQYPEDDNEAEESDDGTDVIPQQFSRGCAQGQDDEDDDMEGEGEDDGNGDERVAEYEEGVDEDEEDDDDDDDDDDDDEDEV, encoded by the exons ATGACGAACAGCAGCGACACTGTGGTGCTGAACGGCGGAGCCAAGGGGGTTATAGGCCAGCCCGCTGGGCCCAAGGAGCAGGATGTCAACCAAGCCACACCTCCGTCCGTCACGCCTCCGGTGGCGAAGCCCCCCATCGCCAAACCACCCGCCGCCAaaccccccgccgccaaacCAACTGCCGCCAACCCTGCCGCTGCCAAACCCCCGTCAGACAAGCCTCCTGCCGTGGGCCCCGGCACCGTgaagcccgccgcgacgccgggtGCGACAAAGCCAGTCGCTCCGAAGCCACCGACAGCAAAGCCATCCGCCTCGACACCAGCTGCCCCGAAGCCAGCcgctgctcggccgccttCCGCGAACCCAGCCGCCCCCaagccggccgccgccgcaccgccctCGGACCCCCCAGCAGTCACCTCACAGCCTAGGGTGAGGAAGCGAGACCAGCTCAAgtccgtctcggcgcgcttcttcGGTGCGGCCGGCGCTGCGGCCAGCGCGATAGCGGTCACGGA CTACCAGTATGACGGCGCTGCCAAGGAAGGCCAGGAGCACAGCATCTCGCTGGGGCCGAAGCCTGGGTCGGGGGTGAACTTCCCCAAGATATCGTTGAAGAACGTTGGCTTCGGGCGCTCAGGCAGTAGCGGTGGAGGCGATGGCGTTGGCGATGACGCCTGGCCGGACGCAAATCAGCGGTACGCCCAAGGCTACGAGGGCGATGGTTACGACGAGTTGGCTGCCGGCTATGAAGGCTTGACTGTCAACGATCGCGTCGGTCCCGACGGAGAGGAGTGGggtgagggagaggaggaggaggaggaggaggaggaagaggaggacgacgacgagccgcaggagtggcaggagcagcagtGGGAGGATGGGCAGGAGTCGCAGGAGGGGCacgagtgggaggagggccAGGAGGGTTGGGAGGGGGATGAGGGCGGTGTTGtggacgaccacgacgaAGGGCACGATATCGAGCAGCAAGACCAGCAGTACCCAGAGGACGACAatgaggccgaggagtccgacgacggcaccgacgtGATCCCACAACAGTTCTCTCGTGGGTgcgcgcaagggcaagacgacgaggacgatgacaTGGAAGGGGAGGGCGAAGATGATGGCAACGGGGATGAGCGTGTGGCGGAGTATGAGGAGGgagtggacgaggacgaggaggacgacgacgacgacgatgatgatgatgacgacgacgaagatgaGGTGTAA